A region of Streptomyces sp. R44 DNA encodes the following proteins:
- a CDS encoding prephenate dehydrogenase: MRSAVVVGTGLIGTSVALALSARGVAVHLRDADPEAAGIAASLGAGTVEAPAAAVDLAVLAVPPALVGSVLADAQAAGTAHHYTDVASVKAEPREDVVVLGCDTARYIGGHPMAGGEVSGPTAARADLFEGCTWVLTPTPDTGTETLNTALELVATCGGTPVVMAAAEHDRAVGLVSHAPHVVAALVAQRLAKAGERAVSLAGPGVRDLTRIAGGDPDLWVDILSANAGVVADILEELGSDLGDAVAALRAMAATDEAKREAGRQCVDALLREGRSGRRRIAGKHGIRPARYRTLGVVVGDQPGQLARLFADADRSGVNIEDIHLEHSTGRLTGVVRLSVDQRVAPALEDALHSQGWRIQ, translated from the coding sequence ATGCGCTCCGCAGTTGTGGTCGGCACCGGACTCATCGGAACATCCGTCGCGCTCGCGCTCAGCGCCCGGGGCGTGGCGGTGCACCTGCGGGACGCGGACCCCGAGGCGGCCGGCATCGCCGCCTCCCTGGGCGCAGGGACCGTGGAGGCCCCGGCCGCGGCTGTCGACCTGGCCGTGCTGGCGGTGCCTCCCGCCCTGGTCGGCAGCGTCCTGGCCGACGCCCAGGCGGCCGGGACCGCCCACCACTACACCGACGTGGCGAGCGTCAAGGCGGAGCCGCGGGAGGACGTCGTCGTGCTCGGCTGCGACACCGCCCGCTACATCGGCGGTCATCCCATGGCCGGCGGAGAGGTCAGCGGACCCACAGCCGCCCGCGCCGACCTGTTCGAAGGCTGCACCTGGGTGCTCACACCGACGCCGGACACCGGTACGGAGACGCTCAACACCGCCCTGGAGCTGGTGGCGACCTGCGGGGGCACCCCCGTCGTGATGGCGGCCGCCGAGCACGACCGCGCGGTCGGCCTCGTCTCCCACGCCCCGCACGTCGTGGCGGCGTTGGTCGCCCAACGCCTTGCGAAGGCGGGGGAACGGGCGGTGAGCCTCGCCGGGCCGGGCGTCCGGGACCTCACCCGGATCGCGGGCGGTGACCCGGACCTATGGGTCGACATCCTCTCGGCCAACGCGGGTGTCGTCGCCGACATCTTGGAAGAGCTGGGCTCCGACCTGGGGGACGCTGTGGCCGCCCTGCGCGCCATGGCGGCCACGGACGAGGCCAAACGCGAAGCCGGCCGACAGTGCGTCGACGCCCTGCTGCGCGAGGGCAGGTCGGGCCGTCGGCGCATCGCCGGCAAGCACGGCATCCGGCCCGCCCGCTACCGGACGCTCGGAGTGGTCGTGGGCGACCAACCCGGCCAGCTGGCCCGGCTGTTCGCCGACGCCGACCGATCCGGCGTCAATATCGAGGACATCCATCTGGAACACTCCACGGGTCGGCTCACCGGCGTCGTCCGGCTGAGCGTCGACCAGCGCGTCGCACCTGCCCTGGAGGACGCGCTCCACTCCCAGGGGTGGCGCATTCAGTGA
- the hppD gene encoding 4-hydroxyphenylpyruvate dioxygenase: MTVRDIAYVELLTSDEQDTVDYFQAAMGFRQVARSTEPERSSVFLRQGDVRIVVSSGPATWKFLDAHGDGVADIALRCDDLVRTRDAAAAAGARIVTSGTGSRTVVSGFGDVCHTLLPAAENAGSVLPDDRPWISEPTPGTRQSRPDPIRLLDHVAVCLEGGTVEEYADLYRDAFGFSRYSSEYVDVGGQAMDSIVVRSASGRVTFTLVAPDPRLGSGQLDAYLERNAGPGVQHLAFLVDDIVPTVHAFRGRGVEFLNTPASYYDMLLERHDGLHSEIDALRAAHVLADRDEWGYLLQLFSRSPYERNTLFFELIQRRGSRGFGSSNIRALYEAVERDRLNAE; encoded by the coding sequence ATGACAGTGCGCGACATCGCCTATGTCGAACTGCTCACCAGCGATGAACAGGACACCGTCGACTATTTCCAGGCGGCGATGGGTTTCCGTCAGGTGGCCAGGTCCACGGAGCCCGAACGAAGCTCGGTGTTCCTGCGGCAGGGAGACGTACGCATTGTCGTCTCCTCGGGCCCGGCGACCTGGAAGTTCCTGGACGCCCATGGCGACGGCGTCGCGGACATCGCCCTGCGCTGCGACGACCTCGTACGTACCCGGGACGCGGCAGCGGCGGCCGGGGCGAGGATCGTCACGTCGGGAACGGGAAGCCGCACGGTGGTCTCGGGATTCGGGGACGTCTGCCACACCCTGCTGCCCGCAGCCGAAAACGCCGGTTCGGTCCTGCCCGACGACCGTCCCTGGATATCCGAGCCCACCCCGGGCACACGGCAGTCCCGCCCCGACCCCATCCGTCTGCTCGACCACGTCGCCGTCTGCCTGGAGGGCGGCACCGTGGAGGAGTACGCCGACCTCTACCGGGACGCCTTCGGGTTCTCCCGCTACTCCTCGGAGTACGTGGACGTCGGAGGACAGGCCATGGACTCCATCGTCGTCCGCAGCGCGTCGGGCCGTGTCACCTTCACCCTCGTCGCACCGGACCCCCGCCTGGGGTCCGGACAGCTCGACGCCTACCTGGAACGCAACGCGGGCCCGGGCGTCCAGCACCTGGCGTTCCTCGTCGACGACATCGTGCCCACCGTGCACGCATTCCGTGGCCGGGGCGTGGAGTTCCTGAACACGCCTGCCAGTTACTACGACATGCTCCTCGAACGGCACGATGGGCTGCACTCGGAGATCGATGCTCTGCGGGCCGCCCACGTTCTCGCCGACCGGGACGAATGGGGCTATCTGCTCCAGCTGTTCAGCCGCTCGCCCTACGAGCGCAACACCCTCTTCTTCGAACTCATCCAGCGACGCGGCTCCCGCGGATTCGGCAGCTCCAACATCAGGGCCCTCTACGAGGCCGTGGAGCGCGACCGGCTGAACGCCGAATGA
- a CDS encoding TerD family protein — MITLTKEDGPADLDGVTHLSIGVSWDPTAGSSGGVLGKLRRKTGTDLDLIAVAMQGGDPVRLAGLDSLDPMGNGSLIHSGDNQTGHGDGDDETVTVEFARIPANITSIVFVAAAYKKGSSFQKARNISFKVYDATGGSSQQVADVWPSLLTQDNGCAVAKALRVGDAWKLEVINVTGKIKQGDEHALMRFAVSK; from the coding sequence ATGATCACGCTGACCAAGGAAGACGGCCCGGCAGACCTGGACGGAGTGACTCACCTGTCCATAGGCGTCTCCTGGGACCCCACCGCCGGCAGCTCCGGCGGTGTGCTGGGCAAGCTGAGGCGTAAGACCGGCACCGACCTCGACCTGATCGCCGTCGCGATGCAGGGCGGGGACCCCGTGCGCCTCGCGGGGCTCGACTCGCTCGACCCCATGGGCAACGGCTCGCTGATCCACAGCGGTGACAACCAGACCGGACACGGGGACGGCGACGACGAGACGGTCACCGTGGAGTTCGCGCGGATCCCGGCGAACATCACGTCGATCGTGTTCGTCGCCGCCGCGTACAAGAAGGGCAGCTCGTTCCAGAAGGCGCGCAACATCAGCTTCAAGGTGTACGACGCGACCGGGGGAAGCTCTCAGCAGGTCGCCGACGTCTGGCCCAGCCTGCTGACCCAGGACAACGGCTGCGCGGTGGCCAAGGCGCTGCGCGTCGGCGACGCGTGGAAGCTCGAAGTGATCAACGTGACGGGGAAGATCAAGCAGGGCGACGAGCACGCCCTGATGCGCTTCGCGGTCAGCAAGTAA
- a CDS encoding helix-turn-helix domain-containing protein translates to MTHGLPLSQADRRAAAAKIVASHPHLSDRAIARAAGLGAKMVAGIRRQAGGVVQLHARVGRDGKVRPLSSDEGRRRAAELIAERPDASLREIARLAGISPATVSDVRRRLRAGEPPVVSGEQPAQGGKATDVPTRVRRLRGERKEELLDADPIAVLEKLLRDPSLRHKEEGRNLLRLLHQNAIGMRQHLELTAAVPPHCGALVVNLARQYAETWLEFAQNLDEKVQSARRPAAGE, encoded by the coding sequence GTGACGCATGGTCTTCCCCTGTCGCAGGCCGACCGTCGGGCCGCCGCGGCCAAGATCGTCGCCTCGCACCCGCACCTGTCCGATCGGGCCATCGCACGTGCCGCTGGCCTGGGTGCCAAGATGGTGGCCGGCATCCGCCGCCAGGCCGGCGGGGTGGTGCAGCTGCACGCCAGGGTCGGCAGGGACGGCAAGGTCCGCCCGCTCAGCAGTGATGAAGGACGCAGACGGGCGGCGGAACTGATCGCCGAGCGACCGGACGCCTCCCTGCGGGAGATCGCGCGGCTGGCGGGGATCTCCCCGGCGACGGTCAGCGACGTCCGCAGGCGCCTGCGGGCCGGCGAGCCCCCGGTGGTCTCCGGCGAGCAGCCGGCGCAGGGGGGCAAGGCGACCGACGTACCCACGCGGGTGCGAAGGCTGCGCGGCGAGCGCAAGGAGGAACTGCTCGACGCCGATCCCATCGCCGTGCTGGAGAAGCTGCTGCGCGACCCCTCCCTGCGGCACAAGGAGGAGGGCAGGAACCTGCTGCGCCTGCTGCATCAGAACGCCATCGGGATGCGCCAGCACTTAGAACTCACCGCCGCGGTCCCACCGCACTGCGGCGCGCTGGTGGTGAACCTCGCCCGGCAGTACGCGGAGACGTGGCTGGAGTTCGCCCAGAACCTCGACGAGAAGGTGCAGTCGGCCCGCCGTCCCGCCGCGGGAGAGTGA
- a CDS encoding 4'-phosphopantetheinyl transferase superfamily protein, with the protein MPDTAPLPSAAAPPTRRQSGVRSAGPPGPPGAPWARLWTPAPGVVVALAPVDAVLATPAAVWRLRPEEYRSAAGMAAWRAREHLAGRALLRLLLAEVAGEEDARAPVVPEPAGRPRLPGSPDTGVSISHSGPYAAAAVATGLDVGVDAQVPRPPLAALLRRCCAPGTAAHLANLPPERAALAFARIWSVQEACVKARGTGLSGAPWRVRVDPGSQAGTSGALHWRRPPWHDAADAEPVALACAFGPPEAHPAHPADAPRSGRDSASRTS; encoded by the coding sequence TTGCCTGACACCGCCCCTCTCCCGTCGGCCGCCGCGCCCCCCACCCGGCGCCAGTCGGGCGTCCGATCCGCCGGTCCGCCCGGTCCGCCCGGTGCGCCCTGGGCCCGCCTGTGGACACCGGCTCCCGGCGTCGTCGTCGCCCTGGCACCCGTGGACGCCGTGCTGGCGACGCCCGCGGCCGTGTGGCGACTGCGCCCCGAGGAGTACCGTTCGGCCGCCGGCATGGCGGCCTGGCGGGCCCGCGAGCACCTGGCCGGCCGGGCACTGCTGCGGCTGCTGCTCGCCGAGGTCGCCGGCGAGGAGGACGCCCGCGCCCCGGTGGTCCCCGAGCCGGCCGGCCGGCCCCGGCTGCCCGGTTCCCCGGACACCGGGGTGAGCATCTCGCACAGCGGCCCCTATGCGGCCGCCGCCGTGGCCACCGGACTGGACGTCGGCGTCGACGCCCAGGTGCCCCGGCCTCCCTTGGCCGCCCTGCTGCGCCGCTGCTGCGCACCCGGGACGGCGGCGCACCTGGCGAACCTGCCGCCCGAGCGGGCCGCCCTCGCCTTCGCCCGGATCTGGAGCGTCCAGGAGGCGTGCGTGAAGGCGCGTGGCACCGGCCTGTCCGGCGCGCCCTGGCGGGTGCGCGTCGACCCGGGCAGCCAGGCCGGCACCTCGGGGGCGCTGCACTGGCGACGACCGCCCTGGCACGACGCGGCCGACGCCGAACCAGTCGCCCTGGCCTGCGCCTTCGGACCGCCCGAGGCACACCCCGCGCATCCGGCGGACGCCCCCCGCAGCGGCCGGGACTCGGCGTCCCGAACGTCCTGA
- a CDS encoding GlsB/YeaQ/YmgE family stress response membrane protein, which yields MEISGVISAIVIGVVIGTLGRLVLPGRQRIGVLWTIAVGVVAAFIGTAIAAALGVADTKGVDWIEWLIQIALAAFGVAALERLKSRG from the coding sequence ATGGAGATATCCGGTGTGATCAGCGCCATCGTCATCGGCGTCGTCATCGGAACGCTGGGCCGGCTCGTGCTGCCCGGTCGCCAGCGGATCGGCGTGCTGTGGACCATCGCCGTCGGTGTCGTCGCCGCCTTCATCGGCACAGCGATCGCCGCTGCGCTCGGTGTCGCCGACACGAAGGGCGTGGACTGGATCGAATGGCTCATCCAGATCGCCCTGGCGGCCTTCGGCGTGGCGGCGCTGGAGCGCCTCAAGTCGCGTGGCTGA
- a CDS encoding flavin reductase family protein gives MTAPTTPTTLPDREEFRSAMAQLATGVAVITTAGPDGPVGCTANAVLSLSTEPPSVLVSLATSGRTVRHARTYGGFAVNILSWQQRDLMHRFARLPAAERFDGVPHRDEQGCPVLAATAATVVCRLDQAPTVLDHTLLIGRVLWTAQDPTAPALVLYQRQQHAVGG, from the coding sequence GTGACCGCGCCCACCACCCCCACCACGCTGCCCGACCGTGAGGAGTTCCGCTCCGCCATGGCGCAGCTCGCCACCGGCGTCGCGGTCATCACCACCGCCGGACCCGACGGCCCGGTCGGCTGCACCGCCAACGCGGTGCTCTCCCTGTCCACCGAACCGCCCTCGGTGCTCGTCTCGCTCGCCACCAGCGGCCGCACCGTACGGCACGCCCGCACATACGGAGGCTTCGCGGTCAACATCCTCAGCTGGCAGCAAAGGGATCTGATGCACCGTTTCGCCCGGCTGCCCGCAGCGGAACGTTTCGACGGGGTCCCCCACCGGGACGAGCAGGGCTGCCCGGTCCTGGCGGCGACCGCCGCAACCGTGGTGTGCCGCCTCGACCAGGCGCCCACCGTGCTCGATCACACCCTGCTGATCGGCCGGGTCCTGTGGACCGCGCAGGACCCCACCGCCCCGGCCCTGGTGCTCTACCAGCGCCAGCAGCACGCCGTAGGCGGCTGA
- a CDS encoding tellurite resistance TerB family protein produces MALWDRIKESASTMQTQLNAKKNDLKSGAFRDASMAMCALVAAADGTIDPAERQRVAQLIATNEVLRNFDATDLQRRFDENLNKLTADFDFGKVSVLQEIAKAKKKPAEARAVIQIGIVIGGADGDFDKTEQAVVREACFTLDLPPHEFDL; encoded by the coding sequence ATGGCCCTGTGGGACCGCATCAAGGAGTCCGCATCGACGATGCAGACCCAGTTGAACGCCAAGAAGAACGACCTGAAGTCCGGTGCCTTCCGCGACGCGAGCATGGCGATGTGCGCGCTCGTCGCCGCCGCCGACGGAACGATCGACCCGGCCGAGCGGCAGCGCGTGGCACAGCTGATCGCCACCAACGAGGTACTGCGGAACTTCGACGCGACCGATCTCCAGCGCCGCTTCGACGAGAACCTGAACAAGCTCACCGCCGATTTCGACTTCGGCAAGGTCAGCGTGCTCCAGGAGATCGCCAAGGCGAAGAAGAAGCCGGCCGAGGCACGTGCCGTCATCCAGATCGGCATCGTGATCGGTGGCGCCGACGGCGACTTCGACAAGACCGAGCAGGCTGTGGTGCGCGAGGCGTGCTTCACGCTCGACCTGCCGCCGCACGAGTTCGACCTGTAG
- a CDS encoding alpha-hydroxy acid oxidase, whose protein sequence is MAEDAFTLHDFAPLARARQAPETWDLLEGGAGDEWTRRANTEAYDRLQLHPGVLTGAGTDGTATRVLRRTWAAPTAIAPMAHRTKTATRDLVGRAERAGFEALVLTVDAPRPGRRLRDLRNGLRLPVGIAPANLTGDGFGSPGDHALTDFDASLDRSVVTWLRSVSVLPVLVKGVLTAADARHAVEAGVDGMVVSHHGGRQLGGAPATLTVLPEVVAAVDRTCPVLVDGGVRRGRGVLTAPAVGADATLVGRPALHALAADPERGVARMRGTHSVPMRFTGAVPHNHVMGRHGDFRRVTVDVLAPLAHRGWSACRLGTAAGALSRTLRLLRGAEELRRRNLKSELLLTRLSRARRRIDTVRAMRHDHLRHQPLGLERALRDLRSAPLNHGNDRLHLANGSRSLLDQETTLA, encoded by the coding sequence GTGGCCGAGGACGCTTTCACCCTGCACGACTTCGCCCCTCTCGCTCGCGCCCGGCAGGCCCCGGAGACCTGGGACCTCCTGGAGGGGGGCGCGGGCGACGAGTGGACGCGGCGCGCCAACACCGAGGCGTACGACCGCCTCCAGCTGCATCCCGGCGTCCTCACCGGCGCCGGTACTGACGGCACCGCGACCCGTGTTCTCCGCCGGACCTGGGCCGCGCCGACCGCGATCGCGCCCATGGCCCACCGCACGAAGACCGCCACCCGGGACCTCGTCGGCCGGGCCGAACGCGCCGGCTTCGAGGCCCTCGTGCTCACCGTGGACGCACCCAGGCCGGGGCGCCGGCTGCGGGACCTGCGCAACGGCTTGAGGCTCCCCGTCGGGATCGCGCCGGCGAACCTCACGGGTGACGGCTTCGGCTCGCCCGGCGATCACGCCCTCACCGACTTCGACGCGTCCCTGGACCGGTCGGTCGTCACCTGGCTGCGCTCCGTCAGCGTGCTGCCCGTCCTGGTCAAGGGCGTGCTCACCGCCGCCGACGCGCGGCATGCGGTGGAGGCGGGCGTCGACGGCATGGTGGTCTCCCACCACGGTGGGCGGCAGCTCGGCGGCGCTCCCGCGACGCTCACTGTGCTGCCCGAGGTCGTGGCCGCCGTCGACCGGACCTGCCCCGTGCTCGTCGACGGGGGAGTGCGGCGTGGCAGGGGCGTCCTCACGGCGCCGGCGGTGGGTGCGGACGCCACACTGGTGGGCCGTCCCGCCCTGCACGCCCTGGCGGCCGACCCGGAGCGCGGTGTGGCCCGAATGCGCGGAACGCACAGCGTGCCGATGCGCTTCACGGGGGCGGTGCCGCACAACCACGTCATGGGCAGGCACGGCGACTTCCGCCGGGTCACGGTCGACGTCCTCGCGCCCCTGGCCCACCGCGGCTGGAGCGCCTGCCGGCTGGGCACCGCGGCCGGGGCCCTTTCCCGCACCCTGCGGCTGCTGCGCGGCGCCGAGGAACTCCGCCGCCGCAACCTCAAGAGCGAGCTGCTGCTGACCCGGCTGTCCCGGGCCCGCCGGCGCATCGACACCGTGCGGGCGATGCGCCACGACCACCTGCGCCACCAGCCGCTCGGCCTGGAGCGCGCCCTGCGCGATCTGCGGTCTGCCCCGCTGAACCACGGCAACGACCGGCTGCATCTGGCCAACGGCTCGCGCAGCCTGCTGGACCAGGAGACCACCCTTGCCTGA